A window of Oncorhynchus nerka isolate Pitt River linkage group LG4, Oner_Uvic_2.0, whole genome shotgun sequence contains these coding sequences:
- the LOC115121972 gene encoding gap junction beta-4 protein-like, translated as MNWGGLQSLLSGVNKYSTVFGRVWLSMVFVFRFLVFVVAAQRVWGDESKDFVCNTAQPGCVNVCYDHIFPISHIRLWALQLIFVTCPSLLVVAHVTLREEKDSKYSAMHEGSHLYANPGKKRGGLWWTYLASLIFKAGFDGGFLYILYYVYEGYDMPRLSKCSLEPCPNTVDCYISRPTEKKIFTLFMVVSSAVCIVICICEMVYLIYKRIQKLVRKKVGESHETTSLTAPRSRSKLSVREDPTNTASIQNLCNVMTEAEPSEKKK; from the exons atGAACTGGGGTGGGCTCCAGTCCCTCCTCAGCGGGGTGAATAAATACTCTACGGTGTTCGGACGCGTCTGGCTCTCCATGGTCTTCGTGTTCCGCTTCCTGGTGTTTGTGGTGGCCGCTCAGCGCGTCTGGGGAGACGAGAGTAAGGACTTTGTCTGTAACACGGCCCAGCCAGGCTGCGTCAACGTCTGTTACGACCACATCTTCCCCATCTCACACATCCGCCTGTGGGCCCTGCAGCTCATCTTCGTCACCTGTCCATCTCTGCTGGTGGTGGCGCACGTCACGTTGCGTGAGGAGAAGGATTCCAAGTACTCCGCAATGCATGAAGGGTCGCATTTGTACGCTAAtccagggaagaagagaggaggcctGTGGTGGACCTATCTG GCGAGTCTGATCTTCAAGGCGGGCTTCGACGGCGGCTTCCTCTACATCCTCTACTACGTCTACGAGGGATATGACATGCCTCGTCTCTCCAAGTGCTCCCTGGAGCCCTGCCCCAACACCGTCGACTGCTACATCTCCCGTCCCACCGAGAAGAAGATCTTCACCCTCTTCATGGTGGTCTCCTCAGCCGTCTGCATCGTCATATGTATCTGTGAGATGGTCTACCTCATCTACAAGAGGATCCAGAAGCTCGTCAGgaagaaggtgggagagagtcATGAGACGACGTCGTTGACGGCGCCGAGGTCGAGATCCAAGTTGTCTGTCAGGGAGGACCCCACCAACACAGCCTCCATTCAGAACCTCTGTAATGTCATGACGGAGGCGGAGCCGTCAGAGAAGAAGAAATAA